The Hymenobacter oligotrophus genome segment TTTTTGATTGCCTCGAACAGCAAGCTGTTTACCGGCACGGCCCTGGCCAACCTCGAGCAGCAAAAGAAACTCTCGCTCAACGACGCAGCCACCAAGTACCTGCCCGGTTTTCAGCTCTACGACCCCACGAGCACGCAGCTTACCACCGTGCGCGACTTGATGGGCCACCACCTCGGCACCAAAACCTTCCAGGGCGATTTCGCTTTCTGGGATTCCAACTTCACGCGGGAGGAAATCATCGAGCGCATGCGCACGCTGAAACCCGTGTACCAGTTTCGGCAGGATTACGGCTACTGCAACGCCGGTTTTCTGGCCGCCGGCGAGATTATCCCGAAGGTAACGGGCGGCACCACCTGGGAGAATTACGTGGAGCAAACCATGCTGAAGCCCTTGGGCATGAGCAACACTTACATGCTGACGGCCGGCTTTGCGCAGCGCCCCAACATTGCCCTGCCCTACTCCAATGCCTACGGCCCGCTGGCCGTGCTGCCCATCGACCAGATCGACAACCTAGGGCCGGCGGGCAGCATGGTATCGAGCGTGAGCGACTTGGCCAAGTGGCTGCAGTGCCAACTCGACAGCGGCAAGTACCAAGGCCAGCAGGTGCTGCCCTGGGCCGCTGTGCGCCGCACCCGCGACCCCAACACCCTGATTTCGACGCGCAAATCCTCGTTGTTGCCCGAGCACTTCCGCACCTACGGCCTCGGCGTGTTTGCCGCCGACTACAACGGCCGGCAGGTGTACTGGCACACGGGCGGCGCCACCGGCTACGTGAGCAATACTTGCTTTGTGCCCGAGGAGCGCCTGGGTATTGCCGTGCTCACCAACCAAGATAACCACAGCTTCTTCGAGGCCCTGCGCTACCAACTGCTCGATGCCTACTTGGGCATGCCGTACGTCGACCGCAGCCGCCAGCTGTGGAACCGCAGCCAAGCCGCCCGCGACGAAACCCGCCAAAACATTGCCCAGCTGAACGCCCGCGTAGCCAAGAAAAATAAGCCTGCTGTGGCGCTGAAAAACTACGCCGGCCAGTACACGCACCCGGTTTATGGGCCCATCACCATCGAGGCCAAAGGCAAGCAGCTAATGCTCCGCTTCAGCCGCCACCCCGAGCTGCGCGCCACCCTCGACTACATGGATGCGCAGGATTTCCGGGCCACGTACTCCAACCTCACCTATGGCATTTACCCGGCTACGTTCGTGGTTGATAACGGCCAGGTGAAATCGGTGGAGCTGCGCGTAAACGACGGCAT includes the following:
- a CDS encoding serine hydrolase → MRTRFIKPLLGGLFALALGGAAPATAQTASAPNRFVADSLDRYIQRGMRQWQIPGLAVVVVKDGQVVVSKGYGVRDLAKKEPVDDKTLFLIASNSKLFTGTALANLEQQKKLSLNDAATKYLPGFQLYDPTSTQLTTVRDLMGHHLGTKTFQGDFAFWDSNFTREEIIERMRTLKPVYQFRQDYGYCNAGFLAAGEIIPKVTGGTTWENYVEQTMLKPLGMSNTYMLTAGFAQRPNIALPYSNAYGPLAVLPIDQIDNLGPAGSMVSSVSDLAKWLQCQLDSGKYQGQQVLPWAAVRRTRDPNTLISTRKSSLLPEHFRTYGLGVFAADYNGRQVYWHTGGATGYVSNTCFVPEERLGIAVLTNQDNHSFFEALRYQLLDAYLGMPYVDRSRQLWNRSQAARDETRQNIAQLNARVAKKNKPAVALKNYAGQYTHPVYGPITIEAKGKQLMLRFSRHPELRATLDYMDAQDFRATYSNLTYGIYPATFVVDNGQVKSVELRVNDGIDQDPYVFTRG